TTGGACGACGATGCCAAAATGCGGGTAGCGCGCGAACTCGGCCTCGGAGACTTGGCGGGCGAAGGTGAGATGGGTCAGGTTCTTGAAGCGGTACTGCTCCATGTCGACATTGACGAAGACGCCGTGCTGCATAGCCCGCTGCAGCACCGGGCGGAGCCGGCGGAGGATCACCTCGCCGACCGCTTCTGGGGCCGCCGGCTCGAGGTGCGGCGCGAAGGCGGAGTACTTGAGCGAGATGTTGAGGGCGGCGGCGTCCTCCCAGACCGGCCCGTGCGGCGTCAGCCGCTCGGCCTCGCGGGTCAGCAGGTCGAGCAGGTCAAGATAGCGGCGCTGGTAGGCATCGGCTTCAGCGTCGGACAGGCACGCCTCGCCGAGCAGGTCGATCGTGTGGCCGATGCCGTCGCGCGCCAAGCGCTCGAGGCGAGACCGAGCAGCGCGCGGCGACTCGCCGACGATGAAGCGGCGCGCCATCTCAATGACGCCGAGCCGGACGAGCTGCGTCAGGATCGGGCGGAAGGTCGCGTGGCTAGCCCACTCCGCCACCTGACCGACAAGCGGCGCCTCCAGTCTGTCGAAATACTGCTGGACGTGGTCGGCAACTGCTGCCGGTGTCCGCAAGGCGGGGAGCACGTCCACAAAGCGGAGCAGCTGCGTGCGGAACACGGGGTCAGCGGTTGCCCGTTCGAGCACCTGCTGCTGGAACCAGCGCGGTGAGAGCAGAACTCCATTCGCGGCTTGGCCGGCTGCTGCCAGCCGCTCAGCAAGCGCGTTCACCTGGCGGTCGAGTGCCGGATCGATCATGGCCTGAGCTCCCTGAGGCGCCGGCGACGGCGCCCGCGCAGCAATGGTACAGCGGCGGGCCGGCGGTGAGCGGGGCGCTTCCCGCTCGACCAAGCGAGGACGAAGAGGTCGCAAGGCGGTCGCGGGGAACACTGGCTCCCGCCGTCTGGCCGAGTGCTGCGCTGTGCGAGAGGGGCTTCCGGGACCAAGGCGCACTGCGCCTCTCCGTACAGGCGACAGAGCGGCAATCCCGCTGTTCGCTCGCCGCGCTCCCTCCGTGCGCGGACCGCTCGGCTGCCGCAGATGCTGTGCTGCGCAGGAGGGGCACAGCTCGTGAAGGGGGGTGCCGTTAGAAGGTGATCTCCGTTACATCCGGCGCGACTTGGAGCGGCGCCTCGGTGCGCGCTTGCACCTCCTCGACGGTGTGGCCGGGAGCGACCTCGCGCAGCAGCAGCCCGGCGGGCGTCACCGCGATGACGGCAAGGTCTGTGACGACGAGCGAGACGCAGCGCCGCCCGGTCAGCGGATAGGTGCAGCGGCGGACAATCTTCGGCTCACCGCGGCGCGTCGTGTGCTCCATCGCCACGATCACCTGCTTTGCGCCGGTGACGAGGTCCATGGCGCCGCCGATGCTGCCGATGCCGCGCTCGGGGCGCATCCAGTTGGCGAGGTCGCCCGCTTCGGACACCTGCAGCCCGCCGAGGACCGTCGCGTCGAGATGGCCGCCGCGGATCATCGCGAAGGCGGCCGCACTGTCGAAGAACGACGCTCCGGGCAAGAGTGTCACAAACTGGCCGCCGGCATTGCGGATGTCGAGGTCTTCTGTCCCCGGCGCGGCGAGCGGACCGTAGTTGAGCGCTCCGTTCTCAGAGTGGAGGACGACGTTGGCGAACTCGGGGATGAAGTTTGAGACCAGTGTCGGGATGCCGATCCCGAGGTTGACGTAGCGCGCCCCGCTCTCCCGCAGCGCCCGGGCGACGCGCAGCGCGATCAGCTCGCGGTCGAGCGGCACTGCCC
This Dehalococcoidia bacterium DNA region includes the following protein-coding sequences:
- a CDS encoding 3-oxoacid CoA-transferase subunit B translates to MPLDRELIALRVARALRESGARYVNLGIGIPTLVSNFIPEFANVVLHSENGALNYGPLAAPGTEDLDIRNAGGQFVTLLPGASFFDSAAAFAMIRGGHLDATVLGGLQVSEAGDLANWMRPERGIGSIGGAMDLVTGAKQVIVAMEHTTRRGEPKIVRRCTYPLTGRRCVSLVVTDLAVIAVTPAGLLLREVAPGHTVEEVQARTEAPLQVAPDVTEITF